The Candidatus Aegiribacteria sp. genome window below encodes:
- a CDS encoding TonB-dependent receptor has translation MNCNTPVINHHPGCSILLTAVVSCLLLVSGTTSAAVTGTIAGFASSNNGDILVGVSVMIEGTPYGSMTDANGEYYIPRLSPGTYSVTARMVGMGSVTKEGVAVVSDQVTRIDFILEESSSGGTVIQVTEQRNLILENVPSTIHVIDREEIETMPVAGVLDIVQRQPGITAQGGEIHIRGGRSGEVAFLLDGVSMRSPVTNAFVSGIPLSALSEASITTGGLSARYGNAMSGVVNMVSKEGGSRYEGEFHVRHGDMSVFGYESESRNYSEPSENDNYRSDCINCELAFGGPEPITSYLLPAIGIDLPGEVRFFGACEWMRSGYDLEDSRGNWENNWQNLINGSGKLTWRPTGGTKMWVNGHYYYRQNGWDEWTWSLYDHSAYINEEPYLARNPDYAIPIRFEEDYGFTIGLTQMLSERSFMDFIVSWNRFCQWQRIRVEEGEYLGEGFSPSDWIFFTALEPRVADSTGFYHSGIHPDVWLESSNYVTTAKLDFTGKLNSVMELNTGLGASYYDLYDYSAYIENWLTTYASLWKAYPYSGSAYAELSSRFSGGLVLNTGLRFDYFEPNAEILSHDDFKLHTVSAKYHLSPRIGMTNPISDRDVFFCTYGHYFQMPNMNQMYFGTDYNASETATIVGNPDLDAQRTISYEAGLRHRFTNRASMAVSGFYKDITGLVRTSSHYSESFGNYFQYSNDESFGSVRGMEINFVRLPGDYISGSINYTYSIAQGKYSSATSQYEYSAQGDTIPPSEDNYLDWDQRHVASAHFNYALLRGSGPRVYGIYPLEGIELAVDCTYGSGFPYSPPSGASDIPRVNTERYPWTMQTDVKLSRRIWVTPLEFRASITIYNMFNRSNLDRIYDVAYYQSTGEPGGIMNNPGAYSPARHFLLSLDIYF, from the coding sequence ATGAATTGTAATACACCTGTAATAAATCATCATCCCGGATGTTCGATTCTGCTTACTGCTGTTGTATCCTGCCTGCTGCTGGTCAGCGGAACAACCTCCGCAGCTGTTACCGGCACAATTGCTGGATTCGCCAGCAGTAATAATGGAGATATACTTGTAGGGGTAAGTGTAATGATAGAAGGCACACCTTACGGTTCAATGACTGACGCCAATGGTGAATATTACATTCCCCGCCTTTCTCCCGGAACATATTCAGTCACCGCAAGAATGGTTGGAATGGGATCCGTGACCAAAGAGGGTGTTGCCGTGGTTTCAGACCAGGTCACCCGGATTGATTTTATTCTTGAGGAATCCTCTTCTGGAGGCACCGTCATCCAGGTAACTGAGCAGAGGAACCTGATACTTGAAAACGTACCATCCACCATACATGTGATCGATCGCGAGGAGATAGAAACGATGCCTGTTGCCGGGGTGCTGGATATCGTACAGCGGCAACCGGGAATTACGGCACAGGGAGGGGAAATCCATATAAGGGGGGGGAGATCCGGTGAAGTAGCCTTCCTGCTTGATGGTGTTTCCATGCGTTCTCCCGTGACGAACGCATTTGTTTCCGGTATCCCGCTTTCCGCGCTTTCTGAGGCTTCAATAACTACTGGCGGACTCAGTGCCCGTTACGGTAACGCAATGTCCGGCGTGGTCAATATGGTAAGCAAAGAAGGCGGTTCCAGATACGAAGGTGAATTCCACGTCCGCCACGGTGACATGTCGGTGTTCGGTTACGAGAGCGAATCACGAAATTATTCTGAACCTTCCGAGAATGATAACTATCGAAGCGATTGCATTAACTGCGAACTTGCATTCGGAGGGCCTGAACCCATAACAAGTTACCTTCTTCCAGCTATCGGGATCGATCTGCCGGGTGAAGTCAGGTTCTTCGGCGCATGCGAATGGATGCGGAGCGGTTACGATCTTGAAGACAGCCGCGGCAACTGGGAGAACAACTGGCAGAATCTTATTAACGGAAGCGGTAAGCTAACCTGGAGACCCACAGGCGGAACAAAGATGTGGGTCAACGGCCACTATTACTACAGGCAGAACGGGTGGGATGAATGGACCTGGTCCCTCTACGATCATTCGGCATACATAAATGAGGAACCCTACCTGGCTCGTAATCCCGATTACGCAATTCCCATCAGATTCGAAGAGGATTATGGTTTTACGATCGGTCTTACTCAGATGCTCAGTGAAAGATCCTTCATGGATTTCATAGTCAGCTGGAACCGTTTCTGCCAATGGCAGCGAATCAGAGTTGAAGAGGGAGAATATCTCGGCGAGGGATTTTCTCCATCAGACTGGATATTCTTTACCGCTCTTGAGCCGAGAGTTGCCGATTCAACGGGATTTTACCATTCAGGTATCCATCCCGATGTCTGGCTTGAATCAAGCAATTATGTCACGACAGCAAAACTTGATTTTACGGGTAAGCTGAACTCGGTCATGGAATTGAATACAGGGCTGGGAGCGAGCTACTACGATCTTTACGATTACAGTGCGTACATTGAAAATTGGCTCACAACGTACGCCAGCCTCTGGAAAGCGTACCCGTATTCCGGAAGCGCGTACGCGGAATTGTCTTCCCGTTTTTCCGGGGGCCTTGTGCTTAATACTGGTCTCCGTTTCGATTATTTCGAACCTAACGCTGAAATACTTTCCCACGATGATTTCAAGCTTCATACCGTATCAGCGAAATACCATTTAAGCCCGCGGATAGGAATGACGAATCCAATATCGGACAGGGATGTATTCTTTTGCACGTACGGGCACTATTTCCAGATGCCCAATATGAACCAGATGTACTTTGGAACCGATTACAATGCATCTGAAACTGCCACTATCGTTGGAAACCCGGATCTTGATGCACAGCGAACCATAAGTTATGAGGCAGGTCTCAGACATCGTTTCACCAACCGTGCCTCAATGGCCGTATCAGGATTCTACAAGGATATTACAGGACTTGTCAGAACATCAAGTCACTACAGCGAGAGTTTCGGAAATTACTTCCAGTACAGCAACGATGAAAGTTTCGGTTCGGTTCGAGGGATGGAAATTAATTTTGTAAGACTTCCTGGAGATTACATTTCGGGAAGCATCAATTACACATACTCGATTGCGCAGGGGAAGTACTCATCGGCTACTTCCCAGTACGAATATTCTGCACAGGGTGATACCATCCCACCTTCGGAGGACAATTACCTTGACTGGGATCAGCGGCATGTTGCTTCCGCACACTTCAACTACGCGCTTCTCCGGGGAAGCGGACCCCGGGTTTACGGTATTTACCCTCTTGAGGGTATCGAGCTGGCCGTTGATTGTACCTACGGAAGCGGTTTTCCATACTCTCCGCCTTCGGGGGCATCTGATATTCCCAGAGTTAACACCGAACGCTACCCCTGGACTATGCAGACAGATGTAAAACTGTCACGCCGTATCTGGGTAACCCCCCTCGAATTCAGGGCCAGCATCACAATCTACAACATGTTCAACAGAAGCAACCTGGACAGGATATACGATGTAGCTTACTATCAGAGTACAGGAGAGCCAGGCGGTATTATGAATAATCCCGGAGCTTATTCACCTGCAAGGCATTTTCTGCTTAGTCTTGACATATACTTCTAA
- a CDS encoding Do family serine endopeptidase produces METISYKGITQIFLLSFLLIGVFSTAGFADAVPENSTAVFDPHMFSDMFVEISELVGPSVVTITSQTTVITRVPSFPGFSSPFMTEPWEDFFQMPQEQEYTMTGIGSGVILSNDGMILTNHHVVGEADEFEVVLQSGERYSGELVGTDPETDLAVIRIDATDLPVVTIGDSDELKVGQWVLAIGSPFALSQTVTQGIVSFIGRSDVGLAAYEDYIQTDAAINPGNSGGALVDLDGRLVGINTAIATRTGNYQGIGFAIPVNVAVDVMEDLITHGYVRRGWLGVTIQELTPGLTEHFGLRESDGGILVSQVLSDTPASASGIRRGDVILTIDGKGFRTVTEFRNMVAEADPGSQIEVGIFRDGRNVSIQAVLGERAVDETVVSSTSSTSSDFGWALEELDRETAEALGDPSLRGVLVVDVRQSGRASSVGIVPGDVILEVDGFKVTTPEEVGRLISSADDVLLLIWRQGHSVYFML; encoded by the coding sequence ATGGAAACAATCAGTTATAAAGGAATTACGCAGATATTTCTGCTTTCATTTTTACTTATCGGAGTGTTTTCTACAGCTGGATTTGCTGATGCAGTTCCCGAGAATTCTACTGCGGTATTCGATCCTCACATGTTTAGCGATATGTTTGTTGAAATATCGGAACTGGTGGGTCCCAGCGTTGTGACCATCACATCGCAGACCACTGTAATCACAAGGGTGCCCTCATTCCCCGGTTTCTCCAGTCCGTTCATGACGGAACCCTGGGAAGATTTTTTTCAGATGCCACAGGAACAGGAATATACCATGACAGGTATTGGCAGTGGCGTAATCCTTTCAAACGATGGGATGATTCTTACAAATCATCATGTTGTTGGTGAGGCGGACGAATTTGAAGTGGTCCTGCAGAGCGGAGAAAGATATTCCGGAGAACTCGTGGGAACCGATCCTGAAACTGACCTCGCGGTTATCAGGATCGATGCAACCGACCTGCCTGTAGTAACAATTGGTGACAGCGATGAATTGAAGGTTGGGCAGTGGGTACTTGCCATAGGATCACCCTTTGCTCTGAGTCAAACGGTAACACAGGGAATAGTAAGTTTCATTGGAAGATCCGATGTCGGTCTTGCCGCATACGAAGATTACATTCAGACAGATGCCGCCATAAATCCCGGTAACAGCGGAGGAGCCCTTGTTGACCTGGATGGAAGACTCGTTGGTATCAACACAGCAATCGCCACGAGAACCGGCAATTATCAGGGAATTGGATTTGCCATACCCGTTAATGTCGCTGTAGATGTTATGGAAGATCTGATTACACATGGATACGTGAGAAGGGGTTGGCTTGGCGTTACGATACAGGAACTCACTCCAGGCCTTACCGAGCATTTCGGATTGCGTGAGAGTGATGGCGGAATTCTGGTATCACAGGTTCTAAGCGATACACCGGCGAGCGCCAGCGGTATTCGCAGGGGGGATGTAATACTGACTATCGATGGTAAAGGCTTTCGGACGGTAACCGAGTTCCGGAATATGGTTGCGGAAGCTGATCCGGGCAGCCAAATCGAGGTCGGGATTTTCCGGGATGGAAGAAATGTATCCATTCAGGCAGTACTCGGCGAAAGGGCCGTCGATGAGACGGTTGTATCATCCACATCTTCAACCTCATCAGATTTCGGGTGGGCTCTTGAAGAGCTGGATAGAGAAACCGCTGAAGCCCTTGGTGATCCTTCTCTTAGAGGCGTTCTTGTAGTTGATGTCAGACAGTCCGGCAGGGCCAGCAGCGTGGGTATTGTTCCCGGAGATGTCATTCTGGAGGTTGACGGTTTTAAAGTTACTACACCGGAGGAAGTAGGTAGACTGATCTCATCTGCTGACGATGTGCTGCTTCTAATCTGGCGACAGGGACATTCTGTTTACTTCATGCTGTAA
- a CDS encoding amidohydrolase, translating to MGNIDAGLIELRHLLHRNPELSGMENSTSTTILNHITGYEPNRLITSLGGNGIAAEFTGSEQGPRILLRCDMDALPINEIMDIPHNSITDGVSHKCGHDGHMTIMMGVAARLHENHPARGSIVLLFQPAEETGEGALRVITDSKFVDIEPDFAFALHNLPGFPLGSIILKNGVFASASRGIVVELTGVPSHASEPHMGRNPALAVAQLIEAFTNLSQTPVSSDDPAMATVIHARVGERAFGTSPSEGCVMATLRARSTETMDTISERAEEIADAIAKTHKLECRISWTNEFPVTNNSEEAVNAIRTAAGNLGLKIVRPVASFPWSEDFSHFTMKYPGALFGIGAGTGTPALHSPQYDFPDELIAEGVDIFIEIINELLN from the coding sequence ATCGGCAATATTGATGCTGGGCTAATCGAATTAAGGCATTTACTGCACAGGAATCCTGAGCTTTCAGGTATGGAGAATTCCACCTCAACCACTATACTGAATCATATCACGGGATACGAACCGAACAGGCTTATAACGAGCCTGGGAGGTAATGGCATAGCCGCTGAGTTTACAGGATCGGAACAGGGGCCGAGAATCCTCCTGAGATGCGACATGGATGCTCTTCCAATAAATGAAATTATGGATATTCCTCACAACTCCATTACCGATGGAGTATCCCATAAATGCGGCCACGACGGTCACATGACGATTATGATGGGAGTTGCTGCCCGGCTCCATGAAAACCATCCTGCCAGGGGTTCAATTGTTCTGCTTTTCCAGCCTGCGGAAGAAACCGGTGAAGGTGCCCTTAGAGTAATCACCGATAGCAAATTTGTTGATATAGAACCCGATTTCGCTTTTGCTCTTCACAATCTTCCCGGTTTCCCATTGGGAAGTATCATTCTGAAGAACGGGGTTTTCGCTTCGGCATCCAGAGGCATCGTTGTAGAACTTACTGGAGTTCCCTCCCACGCGTCTGAACCCCACATGGGAAGAAATCCAGCACTTGCAGTTGCGCAGTTAATCGAGGCTTTCACGAACCTCTCACAAACTCCGGTTTCCTCGGATGATCCAGCAATGGCCACTGTCATACATGCCCGGGTGGGCGAGAGAGCCTTCGGAACATCTCCTTCTGAAGGCTGCGTAATGGCTACACTCAGAGCCCGCAGTACCGAGACGATGGATACAATATCAGAAAGGGCTGAAGAGATAGCTGATGCTATCGCTAAAACTCATAAGCTGGAATGCAGAATCAGCTGGACGAATGAATTCCCGGTCACGAATAATTCTGAAGAAGCAGTTAATGCAATAAGAACAGCAGCCGGCAATCTTGGCCTGAAAATAGTTCGACCAGTTGCCTCATTCCCGTGGTCCGAGGACTTCAGTCATTTCACAATGAAATATCCGGGAGCTCTTTTCGGAATAGGTGCTGGCACCGGCACTCCAGCGCTTCACAGCCCACAGTACGATTTCCCAGACGAACTGATTGCAGAAGGAGTCGATATCTTCATTGAGATCATCAACGAGCTGCTGAATTAA
- a CDS encoding ABC transporter permease has translation MKMINLLTAEAKMMYWSLRRYFFNTIAMLVVMFLIFMGLFWGVKAIGGTGISGDSLDSMLVGYILWVSAMLALQNTGTEVLTESQRGTLEQLYLSPMGAEKIFFGRAVANIVFNFIFITAMLYLSMFTTGRWMSINLPFLYGMVLISTLSLVGISFMLGGISLIHKRIGAVNGILSFGLIGLMLLPTYPITPYAFLPFVAGAAVIRNNAVSGAAYPLWWYLFIVGNSIVYLALGLSIFKVIEKKARSLNKMGQY, from the coding sequence ATGAAAATGATCAATCTCCTTACAGCAGAAGCGAAAATGATGTACTGGAGTCTCCGAAGGTATTTCTTCAACACGATAGCCATGCTTGTTGTGATGTTTCTTATCTTCATGGGATTGTTCTGGGGTGTTAAAGCCATAGGTGGCACAGGTATCAGCGGCGATTCACTTGACAGCATGCTGGTAGGTTACATACTGTGGGTAAGCGCCATGCTCGCTCTTCAGAATACTGGAACTGAAGTTCTGACCGAATCCCAGAGAGGAACCCTGGAGCAGCTATACCTTTCGCCTATGGGGGCTGAGAAGATATTTTTCGGAAGAGCTGTTGCGAACATCGTATTCAATTTCATCTTCATAACAGCGATGCTGTATCTTTCCATGTTCACAACTGGAAGGTGGATGAGCATTAACCTTCCATTCCTTTATGGAATGGTGCTTATATCGACCCTATCCCTTGTGGGGATCAGCTTCATGCTGGGGGGTATAAGCCTTATTCACAAGCGCATCGGAGCGGTTAACGGAATTCTCTCGTTCGGACTTATCGGATTGATGCTGCTGCCCACTTATCCCATCACTCCTTACGCTTTTCTTCCCTTTGTTGCCGGAGCGGCGGTAATAAGGAATAACGCTGTTTCGGGAGCCGCCTACCCATTATGGTGGTATCTCTTCATTGTCGGGAACAGTATAGTCTACCTCGCGCTGGGTCTGTCCATTTTCAAGGTTATTGAGAAAAAGGCCCGAAGTCTGAACAAGATGGGCCAGTACTGA
- a CDS encoding ABC transporter ATP-binding protein, whose translation MSDSCIQVSNLVKTYKDITAVNDISFEVQKGEILGILGPNGSGKTTTMKSILGLIEFDSGEIHVNEMSIQKERKRIIADVGAILEGARNIYWHLSPRENLAYFAGIRGLSFKAVKERADYLLENLGLIDDADKEIREFSAGMKQKSAMACAFIHDPAILLLDEPTLGLDVEISRTIRNWLTEVVKNEKKTILITSHNMDFVESTCNRILIIRNGEIISHETLESLKEKFARKFFKLTLDMEPSTSLLDSLDSIGDVSREGSTVRISLENANQIFPLVDVLKKADVNLKDFRTEENDLEEIFLEVIREKTQ comes from the coding sequence TTGTCTGATAGCTGTATTCAAGTATCGAATCTGGTGAAAACCTACAAAGACATCACTGCGGTGAATGACATCTCGTTCGAAGTGCAGAAGGGGGAAATCCTCGGAATACTGGGTCCCAATGGGTCAGGCAAGACAACCACGATGAAATCCATATTGGGACTTATCGAATTCGATTCGGGAGAGATCCATGTCAACGAAATGAGTATTCAGAAAGAAAGAAAGCGGATCATAGCGGATGTAGGTGCAATACTTGAAGGAGCGAGGAACATTTACTGGCATCTCTCCCCCCGGGAAAATCTTGCGTACTTTGCCGGGATAAGGGGGTTATCATTCAAAGCGGTAAAAGAACGTGCGGATTATCTCCTTGAAAACCTTGGTCTTATTGATGATGCAGACAAAGAGATTCGGGAGTTTTCTGCCGGAATGAAGCAGAAATCAGCAATGGCATGTGCGTTTATTCATGACCCTGCAATTCTTCTGCTGGATGAACCTACACTTGGTCTTGATGTGGAAATAAGCCGTACAATCAGGAACTGGCTCACCGAAGTAGTGAAAAATGAGAAGAAGACAATTCTTATAACATCCCATAATATGGATTTCGTTGAGTCCACCTGCAACAGAATTCTCATTATCAGAAATGGTGAGATAATCTCCCACGAGACTCTTGAGTCGCTGAAGGAAAAGTTTGCCAGGAAGTTCTTTAAACTTACGCTTGATATGGAACCATCGACATCATTACTCGATTCCCTTGATTCAATTGGTGATGTTTCCCGTGAGGGTAGCACTGTCAGGATTAGCCTCGAGAACGCGAATCAGATTTTTCCTCTGGTGGATGTACTGAAAAAAGCAGATGTGAACCTGAAGGATTTCAGAACGGAAGAGAACGACCTTGAAGAGATATTCCTGGAGGTCATCAGGGAGAAGACACAATGA
- a CDS encoding glutamine--tRNA ligase/YqeY domain fusion protein, with protein sequence MIAEDKEKGIDFIREIVERDIRDGKHDGRIHTRFPPEPNGYLHIGHAKAICIDFGIAEEYNGLYNLRFDDTNPVKEDVEYVESIIKDIRWLGFDWEDRLYYASDYFNNMYEYAEQLIEKGVAYVCDLSAEEVRVYRGTLTEPGRNSPWRNRSVQENLDLFREMKAGKFPDGARTLRAKIDMTSPNMNMRDPAIYRILRKSHHRTGDKWCIYPMYDYAHCLEDSIERITHSCCSIEFEDHRPLYDWFLDQLDIFHPQQIEFARLNLTYTIMSKRKLAMLVENGLVSGWDDPRMPTLSGLRRRGYTPEAIRDFTDRIGIAKRDSTVDMALLEYCIRDDLNRRAHRFMGVLDPLKVIIENYPIGKHEELEFINNPEDESAGTRMVPFSREIYIERDDFQEEPHKKFRRLAPGREVRLRYAYLITCVDVVKDGEGNVKELICTYDPDTRGGNAPDGRKVKGTIHWVSAEYAVAAEIRLYDRLFNVENPLASDNFIDTINDESLKILNQCRIEPSAADLEIGEPVQFERKGYFCKDEDSTEENMIFNRTISLRDTWKRILKNQ encoded by the coding sequence GCCATTTGCATTGATTTCGGCATCGCGGAGGAATACAATGGCCTTTACAATCTTCGTTTTGATGATACAAATCCTGTTAAGGAAGACGTTGAATACGTCGAATCAATAATTAAGGATATCAGATGGCTGGGTTTCGACTGGGAAGACAGACTTTATTACGCTTCAGATTACTTCAACAATATGTACGAATACGCTGAACAGCTGATAGAAAAGGGCGTTGCCTACGTATGCGATCTTTCAGCAGAGGAAGTCCGCGTTTACAGAGGTACCCTGACAGAACCTGGTAGAAACAGCCCCTGGAGAAACAGATCTGTGCAGGAGAACCTCGATCTCTTCAGAGAAATGAAAGCGGGTAAGTTTCCAGATGGCGCCAGGACCCTTCGCGCAAAAATAGATATGACTTCTCCGAATATGAACATGCGGGATCCCGCCATCTATCGCATACTGCGGAAAAGCCATCACAGAACCGGCGATAAATGGTGTATCTATCCCATGTACGATTACGCTCACTGTCTCGAGGATTCTATTGAGAGAATAACCCATTCCTGCTGTTCAATCGAATTCGAGGACCATCGCCCGCTTTACGACTGGTTCCTCGACCAGCTGGATATCTTTCATCCTCAGCAAATCGAATTCGCAAGGTTGAATCTCACTTACACAATCATGAGCAAGCGCAAGCTGGCCATGCTTGTTGAAAATGGTCTTGTATCAGGCTGGGATGATCCGAGAATGCCGACCCTTTCCGGCCTCAGAAGGCGTGGTTATACCCCCGAGGCGATCAGAGATTTCACAGACAGGATCGGCATCGCAAAGAGGGACAGCACGGTTGACATGGCACTGCTGGAATACTGCATAAGGGACGATCTTAACAGAAGAGCTCATAGATTTATGGGGGTTCTTGATCCCCTGAAGGTTATCATTGAAAACTACCCGATCGGCAAACATGAGGAGCTGGAATTCATAAATAATCCCGAAGATGAGTCTGCTGGAACCAGGATGGTTCCGTTTTCAAGGGAGATCTACATAGAGAGGGATGATTTTCAGGAAGAACCCCATAAGAAATTCCGGCGGTTGGCCCCCGGAAGGGAAGTCCGCCTCAGGTACGCTTATTTAATTACATGCGTTGACGTTGTGAAAGACGGCGAGGGCAATGTAAAAGAGCTGATCTGCACATACGATCCGGATACCAGGGGAGGCAACGCCCCGGACGGAAGAAAAGTAAAGGGCACGATTCACTGGGTCTCAGCGGAATATGCAGTAGCAGCGGAAATCCGGCTTTACGACAGATTGTTCAATGTTGAGAACCCCCTTGCGTCCGACAACTTCATTGATACAATAAATGATGAGTCTCTGAAAATACTGAACCAATGCCGAATCGAACCATCAGCAGCGGATCTGGAAATCGGCGAACCGGTCCAATTTGAGAGAAAGGGCTATTTCTGCAAGGATGAAGATTCAACCGAAGAAAACATGATCTTCAACAGAACAATCTCACTGAGAGATACCTGGAAGAGAATCCTGAAGAACCAGTAA
- a CDS encoding linear amide C-N hydrolase: MRVSAFLVFLLVSISIGCTGYSVYADKVWYGMNFDYPPESDIRFSVSDIDDFRVFTMEFYDNDMMIWIPTVGMNERGLFSSLQYQCPMIEGSAQQSEGELFLYQLFNTAIDECALVDEVECIIDSVELINLYDLTLHALIADPSGNALIAEAENGENFITRINGNWIVMTNFKIADFANTSLEEIVGVGDERYRRALAYIEENYSSFDLSEAIGTLEAAVNRDPVWCTKASMVFDPLERMVYIVIDGDFQRIWRVSIDEQTIITWSGFPKNRSALVQDNGITVQELRTWE; this comes from the coding sequence ATGCGAGTATCTGCTTTCTTAGTTTTTCTGCTTGTTTCAATATCCATCGGCTGCACCGGGTACTCGGTATACGCTGATAAAGTATGGTACGGAATGAATTTCGATTATCCGCCTGAGTCCGATATCAGGTTCTCTGTTTCCGATATTGATGACTTCAGAGTATTTACAATGGAATTCTATGATAACGACATGATGATCTGGATTCCGACTGTCGGCATGAACGAACGCGGTCTCTTCTCATCCCTTCAGTATCAATGTCCCATGATCGAAGGCTCAGCTCAACAGTCAGAGGGGGAACTCTTTCTCTATCAGCTTTTCAACACTGCCATCGATGAATGCGCGTTAGTTGATGAGGTGGAATGTATCATCGATTCGGTGGAGCTTATTAACCTGTACGATTTGACACTGCATGCTCTGATCGCGGACCCGTCGGGAAACGCACTTATTGCTGAGGCGGAAAATGGAGAAAATTTTATCACAAGAATCAATGGGAACTGGATTGTAATGACGAATTTCAAGATCGCGGATTTTGCAAATACTTCGCTGGAGGAAATCGTCGGAGTGGGAGATGAAAGGTACAGGAGAGCCCTTGCGTATATTGAGGAGAACTACAGCTCATTCGATCTGTCAGAAGCGATCGGAACACTCGAAGCCGCTGTTAATAGAGACCCTGTATGGTGCACAAAAGCATCCATGGTATTCGATCCTCTTGAAAGAATGGTGTACATCGTAATAGACGGTGATTTTCAGAGAATATGGAGAGTATCAATTGATGAACAGACCATTATAACCTGGTCAGGTTTCCCAAAGAACAGGTCTGCCCTTGTGCAGGATAACGGAATAACTGTCCAGGAGCTGAGAACATGGGAATAA